In Scleropages formosus chromosome 10, fSclFor1.1, whole genome shotgun sequence, a single genomic region encodes these proteins:
- the pglyrp5 gene encoding peptidoglycan recognition protein 5 has product MDTSHVKPPEEESSTTAEKCLTLVSRNQWGALVPLCKETLQYPAELAIIHHTALWSCHGSQDHLTQLRHIQKLHMQDRGFDDIGYNFLIGRDGTVYEGRGWGVVGAHAKGHNHNSVGIAFMGNFNDEAPSSAALSSTQQLLLSGVVLGQLHHNYTLLGHRDVGDTECPGNMLYKELQHLSHH; this is encoded by the exons ATGGATACAAGCCACGTAAAACCACCAGAAGAGGAAAGTAGCACGACAG CTGAAAAATGTCTGACTTTAGTGTCCCGGAACCAGTGGGGAGCATTGGTCCCACTGTGCAAGGAGACCCTTCAATACCCTGCAGAACTTGCAATCATTCATCACACCGCACTCTGGTCCTGTCACGGATCCCAAGACCATCTCACTCAGCTAAGACACATACAGAAGCTTCACATGCAGGACAGGGGTTTTGATGACATTGGCTATAA CTTCCTGATTGGTCGTGATGGCACCGTGTACGAGGGCCGTGGCTGGGGAGTTGTCGGGGCTCATGCCAAGGGCCACAATCACAACTCTGTGGGCATCGCTTTCATGGGCAACTTTAATG ATGAAGCACCtagctctgctgctctgtcctcCACTCAACAGCTTCTTCTCTCTGGGGTGGTTTTGGGGCAGCTTCATCACAATTATACTCTACTTGGACACAGAGATGTGGGGGACACAGAGTGCCCTGGAAATATGCTATATAAAGAACTGCAGCACTTGTCTCACCATTGA
- the foxg1c gene encoding forkhead box protein G1c — MLDMEDLESEGRFFHKSSFSISSLLFRREGAMSESATAGTAVRDPRSRSAHPAAPPGPHLPRIQDGEKHTDCKVSQTGESARGNILEEKPVSCEVSAKQDKVASEGSEGGGEAGHAEKDERKVKFEKPPFSYNALIMMAIRQSPERRLTLNGIYEFIMSNFPYYRDNKQGWQNSIRHNLSLNKCFVKVPRSYDDPGKGNYWMLDPSSDDVFIGGTTGKLRRRSSASSRAKLAFKRGSRPAPTTAAGLALAGSFYWPGSPFLTLRQSTQPHVGGSALTYSSTYLGAQQPSGTTSLHSHTSQRPSASPPCTERLLHVPQEHPLFGVRGHHSRIHHHVSPASFPCSLSLFPASTGYFYSQQVSHPTSMCVLSAGEAPQSKPFPIGHFLTPRNGSQECMGNLCAELPSYFSHNCPVGPANTILP; from the coding sequence ATGTTAGACATGGAGGATCTGGAAAGCGAGGGCAGGTTTTTCCACAAGTCTTCATTCAGCATCAGCAGCCTGCTGTTCCGACGAGAGGGAGCGATGAGTGAGTCGGCTACCGCCGGTACCGCGGTTCGCGACCCCCGCTCCCGCAGCGCTCATCCAGCAGCGCCACCCGGTCCACATCTGCCTCGCATCCAGGATGGAGAGAAACACACGGACTGCAAAGTATCCCAAACTGGCGAGAGTGCACGAGGCAATATCCTGGAGGAGAAGCCGGTGTCTTGCGAGGTAAGCGCCAAACAAGACAAGGTGGCATCAGAAGGCAGtgaaggaggtggagaagcagggCACGCGGAGAAAGATGAAAGGAAAGTAAAATTCGAGAAACCGCCGTTTAGCTACAACGCGCTGATAATGATGGCGATCCGGCAGAGTCCAGAGAGGAGACTCACCCTCAACGGCATCTACGAGTTCATCATGAGCAATTTCCCCTACTACCGTGACAATAAACAGGGCTGGCAGAACTCCATCCGCCACAACCTGAGCCTCAATAAGTGCTTTGTCAAGGTGCCCCGCAGTTACGACGACCCGGGTAAAGGTAACTACTGGATGCTGGACCCCTCCAGCGACGATGTCTTTATAGGTGGTACAACAGGTAAACTTCGGCGGCGATCCTCCGCCTCTTCTCGAGCAAAACTGGCCTTCAAAAGGGGGTCTCGGCCGGCACCCACCACCGCAGCCGGACTCGCATTGGCCGGGTCATTTTACTGGCCTGGTTCCCCTTTTCTGACCTTGCGACAGTCAACGCAGCCACACGTGGGGGGGTCGGCTCTCACCTACAGCTCGACGTACCTGGGAGCACAGCAGCCCAGCGGTACAACCTCGCTTCATTCGCACACATCACAGCGCCCGAGTGCGTCTCCTCCCTGCACCGAGCGATTGCTCCATGTGCCCCAGGAGCATCCGCTTTTTGGAGTGAGAGGACACCACTCCCGAATCCACCACCATGTGTCCCCTGCCTCCTTCCCCTGCTCACTCAGTTTATTCCCTGCTTCGACCGGTTACTTCTACTCGCAGCAGGTGAGCCATCCGACGTCCATGTGCGTGCTCTCTGCAGGAGAGGCGCCCCAATCCAAGCCTTTTCCCATCGGACACTTTTTAACCCCTCGGAATGGATCCCAGGAATGTATGGGCAATCTTTGTGCGGAGCTTCCCAGTTACTTCTCTCACAACTGTCCCGTAGGCCCCGCCAACACCATTTTACCCTGA
- the snrpd2 gene encoding small nuclear ribonucleoprotein Sm D2 has product MSLLNKPKSEMTPEELQKREEEEFNTGPLSVLTQSVKNNTQVLINCRNNKKLLGRVKAFDRHCNMVLENVKEMWTEVPKSGKGKKKSKPVNKDRYISKMFLRGDSVIVVLRNPLIAGK; this is encoded by the exons AT GAGCCTGTTGAATAAACCCAAGTCTGAGATGACGCCGGAGGAGCTGCAgaagcgggaggaggaggagttcaaCACCGGGCCTCTGTCTGTTCTCACACAGTCggtgaaaaacaacacacaggTCCTCATTAACTGTCGCAACAACAAGAAGCTGCTCGGTCGTGTGAAGGCATTCGACAG GCACTGCAATATGGTCTTGGAGAACGTGAAGGAGATGTGGACTGAGGTCCCAAAGAGCGGCAAGGGCAAGAAGAAGTCTAAGCCAGTCAACAAGGATCGCTATATCTCCAAGATGTTTTTAAGAGGAGACTCCGTCATCGTGGTCCTTCGGAATCCCCTCATTGCTGGAAAATAG
- the LOC108927233 gene encoding myotonin-protein kinase-like isoform X2 — protein MRQTQRVYALKIMNKWDMLKRGETACYQEEREVLVRGDRHWITELHYAFQDDNYLYLVMDYYIGGDLLTLLSKFGDHIPEDMAQFYLAEMVMAIDSVHRLGYVHRDIKPDNVLLTAEGHVKLGDFGSCLCIQEDGMVHSTLAVGTPDYLSPEILQAVESGQGYGPECDWWALGICAFEMLFGTTPFYAESLAETYAKIIHFQEHFEFPPSAAEVSTQACSLIRGLICDREKRLGRRGATDFKSHAFFQGLDWGSLQHCPAPFQPKVSNATDTSNFDVVDDFLSEMETLDDMMDSPPAGVHLAFVGYSYTATRETGAQDRSLDIMMEIDHQQSIDHEGLLIQDNLSQLWQLRDQLPAELPAVFERHLAQNQGTAQSLQCEDDADQSAAKAADLDRQLQQAERRNKELESEVERLRCEIQSLKNTSRPPAELSVSPSRLSLPAHCPDPAGDRKVASPACQYPLVIPLHRHLLLFHRVRWPGVIYEGYLLVCAVGVELQAWGRQQSAELS, from the exons ATGCGCCAGACACAAAGGGTGTATGCCTTGAAGATTATGAACAAATGGGACATGCTCAAGCGTGGGGAG ACAGCTTGTTAccaggaggagagggaggtcttGGTTAGGGGAGACCGGCACTGGATCACAGAGCTGCATTATGCCTTCCAGGATGACAACTACCTG TACCTCGTGATGGACTATTACATAGGGGGTGATCTTCTGACACTTCTGAGCAAATTTGGGGACCACATTCCAGAGGATATGGCCCAGTTCTACCTGGCAGAGATGGTGATGGCCATTGATTCAGTCCACAGGTTGGGTTACGTGCACAG GGACATCAAACCTGACAACGTGCTACTGACTGCAGAAGGCCACGTGAAGCTGGGAGACTTTGGGTCTTGCCTGTGCATCCAAGAAGACGGCATG GTTCACTCCACCCTAGCAGTGGGGACCCCAGACTACCTGTCCCCTGAGATCCTGCAGGCAGTGGAGAGCGGGCAGGGATATGGGCCAGAGTGTGATTGGTGGGCGCTGGGTATCTGCGCCTTTGAGATGCTGTTTGGCACCACACCCTTCTATGCTGAGTCCCTGGCTGAGACCTATGCAAAAATCATCCACTTCCAG GAGCACTTTGAGTTCCCACCGTCGGCCGCTGAAGTTTCAACACAGGCATGCTCACTCATCCGGGGGCTGATCTGCGACCGGGAAAAACGTCTTGGGCGGAGAGGCGCCACGGACTTCAAGAGCCATGCCTTCTTCCAGGGCTTGGACTGGGGCTCCCTGCAGCACTGCCCAGCCCCCTTCCAGCCCAAGGTGTCCAATGCCACTGACACCTCCAACTTTGATGTGGTGGATGACTTCCTCAGTGAAATG GAGACTCTTGATGACATGATGGACAGTCCGCCTGCAGGGGTCCACCTGGCCTTTGTCGGCTACTCATACACAGCCACCAG ggAAACAGGTGCCCAAGACCGCAGCCTTGACATCATGATGGAAATCGATCACCAGCAAAGCATAGACCATGAAGGCCTTCTAATCCAAGACAATCTG agtCAGCTGTGGCAGCTCAGAGACCAGCTACCAGCTGAATTACCTGCAGTGTTTGAGCGCCACCTGGCACAGAATCAGGGTACAGCGCAGTCCTTGCAGTGTGAGGATGATGCGGACCAGAGTGCCGCAAAGGCTGCAGACCTTGACAG ACAGCTGCAGCAGGCTGAGCGGAGAAACAAAGAGCTGGAGTCAGAGGTAGAGAGATTGCGGTGCGAGATACAAAGCCTCAAGAACACCAGCAGACCACCAGCAG AGCTGAGCGTCTCCCCCTCACGCCTCTCTCTGCCTGCCCACTGCCCGGACCCCGCAGGGGAT AGGAAGGTGGCATCTCCTGCCTGCCAGTACCCCCTGGTGATCCCTCTGCACAGgcatctgctgctgtttcacagg GTGCGCTGGCCGGGGGTAATATATGAGGGCTACTTGCTGGTGTGTGCAGTAGGTGTGGAGCTCCAGGCCTGGGGTCGGCAGCAGAGTGCGGAGCTCTCGTAA
- the LOC108927233 gene encoding myotonin-protein kinase-like isoform X1 — protein sequence MSADSRPGETAMPGGPQTSGPVGLQTLLDLLVGVYEEFQSSPFSREKYVSGFLQWAEPLVRQVKKTRIQRGDFDILKVIGRGTFSEVAVARMRQTQRVYALKIMNKWDMLKRGETACYQEEREVLVRGDRHWITELHYAFQDDNYLYLVMDYYIGGDLLTLLSKFGDHIPEDMAQFYLAEMVMAIDSVHRLGYVHRDIKPDNVLLTAEGHVKLGDFGSCLCIQEDGMVHSTLAVGTPDYLSPEILQAVESGQGYGPECDWWALGICAFEMLFGTTPFYAESLAETYAKIIHFQEHFEFPPSAAEVSTQACSLIRGLICDREKRLGRRGATDFKSHAFFQGLDWGSLQHCPAPFQPKVSNATDTSNFDVVDDFLSEMETLDDMMDSPPAGVHLAFVGYSYTATRETGAQDRSLDIMMEIDHQQSIDHEGLLIQDNLSQLWQLRDQLPAELPAVFERHLAQNQGTAQSLQCEDDADQSAAKAADLDRQLQQAERRNKELESEVERLRCEIQSLKNTSRPPAELSVSPSRLSLPAHCPDPAGDRKVASPACQYPLVIPLHRHLLLFHRVRWPGVIYEGYLLVCAVGVELQAWGRQQSAELS from the exons CTGAGCCCCTGGtaagacaagtgaagaaaactcGCATCCAGAGGGGAGACTTTGACATCCTCAAGGTGATTGGCAGAGGCACCTTCAGCGAG GTTGCTGTGGCACGCATGCGCCAGACACAAAGGGTGTATGCCTTGAAGATTATGAACAAATGGGACATGCTCAAGCGTGGGGAG ACAGCTTGTTAccaggaggagagggaggtcttGGTTAGGGGAGACCGGCACTGGATCACAGAGCTGCATTATGCCTTCCAGGATGACAACTACCTG TACCTCGTGATGGACTATTACATAGGGGGTGATCTTCTGACACTTCTGAGCAAATTTGGGGACCACATTCCAGAGGATATGGCCCAGTTCTACCTGGCAGAGATGGTGATGGCCATTGATTCAGTCCACAGGTTGGGTTACGTGCACAG GGACATCAAACCTGACAACGTGCTACTGACTGCAGAAGGCCACGTGAAGCTGGGAGACTTTGGGTCTTGCCTGTGCATCCAAGAAGACGGCATG GTTCACTCCACCCTAGCAGTGGGGACCCCAGACTACCTGTCCCCTGAGATCCTGCAGGCAGTGGAGAGCGGGCAGGGATATGGGCCAGAGTGTGATTGGTGGGCGCTGGGTATCTGCGCCTTTGAGATGCTGTTTGGCACCACACCCTTCTATGCTGAGTCCCTGGCTGAGACCTATGCAAAAATCATCCACTTCCAG GAGCACTTTGAGTTCCCACCGTCGGCCGCTGAAGTTTCAACACAGGCATGCTCACTCATCCGGGGGCTGATCTGCGACCGGGAAAAACGTCTTGGGCGGAGAGGCGCCACGGACTTCAAGAGCCATGCCTTCTTCCAGGGCTTGGACTGGGGCTCCCTGCAGCACTGCCCAGCCCCCTTCCAGCCCAAGGTGTCCAATGCCACTGACACCTCCAACTTTGATGTGGTGGATGACTTCCTCAGTGAAATG GAGACTCTTGATGACATGATGGACAGTCCGCCTGCAGGGGTCCACCTGGCCTTTGTCGGCTACTCATACACAGCCACCAG ggAAACAGGTGCCCAAGACCGCAGCCTTGACATCATGATGGAAATCGATCACCAGCAAAGCATAGACCATGAAGGCCTTCTAATCCAAGACAATCTG agtCAGCTGTGGCAGCTCAGAGACCAGCTACCAGCTGAATTACCTGCAGTGTTTGAGCGCCACCTGGCACAGAATCAGGGTACAGCGCAGTCCTTGCAGTGTGAGGATGATGCGGACCAGAGTGCCGCAAAGGCTGCAGACCTTGACAG ACAGCTGCAGCAGGCTGAGCGGAGAAACAAAGAGCTGGAGTCAGAGGTAGAGAGATTGCGGTGCGAGATACAAAGCCTCAAGAACACCAGCAGACCACCAGCAG AGCTGAGCGTCTCCCCCTCACGCCTCTCTCTGCCTGCCCACTGCCCGGACCCCGCAGGGGAT AGGAAGGTGGCATCTCCTGCCTGCCAGTACCCCCTGGTGATCCCTCTGCACAGgcatctgctgctgtttcacagg GTGCGCTGGCCGGGGGTAATATATGAGGGCTACTTGCTGGTGTGTGCAGTAGGTGTGGAGCTCCAGGCCTGGGGTCGGCAGCAGAGTGCGGAGCTCTCGTAA